A genomic stretch from Chloroflexota bacterium includes:
- a CDS encoding bifunctional transaldolase/phosoglucose isomerase gives MTTPLLHLQHLGQSPWHDNIRRSLLDSGELQKMVADGDITGLTSNPTIFEQAIANSTDYDATLRDLARDGKNAEGIFDALAIEDIRDAADVFRPVYERTGGKDGYVSIEVSPKYAHDTKKTISEAKRLWKAVGHPNVMIKIPATKAGLPAIEETIAAGINVNVTLIFSLERHDEVMTAHLNGLKRRLAAGKKVSGIASVASFFVSRVDTLIDKMLDDKIKADPSTAASLESLKGKAAIANAKLAYDLFANRYYKDEFADLKAAGAQVQRPLWASTSTKNPNYPDVIYIDNLIGPDTVNTMPPATIKAFKDHGLARVTLTEGLPEANDLLDKLAEAGVDMNWVTQKLEDDGVAAFFKSFESLLNVIETRRQAELAGARTHVSLGAELAADVQTHLAVLDAQKVPARLWQKDSTLWKKDDPAHQAEIKIRMGWLTLADDMRQHVPDLMTFAKEAKKAGFTHALLCGMGGSSLCPEVLRETFGVARGGLDLGVLDSTHPDAVRAALARSSPAKTLYLVSSKSGGTTEVTSFFKFFWEQVKAVKGDRAGENFIAITDPDTSLGKLAQEHNFRRVFINPPDIGGRYSALSLFGLVPAALLGMDVGKLLARAKEMALASSDIIPSARNAGLWLGAVMGTLAKAGHDKITFIVSDPISTFGYWTEQLIAESTGKEGRGIVPVEGEPVGDPKAYGNDRLFIYLRLNSKYDRAVAKLEEAGHPVIRFDLRDIYDLGGEFLRWEIATAVSSLSLDSDPFDQPNVQESKDNTKRLLDDAASGVAWPPADPTIPAGRRDFATQLKLHLKQTKPGDYVALTAYVARTAKTEKTLRAIRAAIRDKYKVATTVGYGPRFLHSTGQLHKGGADNFLGIQFTANVAKDEAVPGEAFSFGTLIAAQALGDFQSLRSRNRRALRVQLSVKPEADLAAVAALLAPKKAKKNLTAKTRRARRK, from the coding sequence ATGACCACTCCCCTCCTCCACCTCCAACACCTCGGCCAATCCCCCTGGCACGACAACATCCGGCGCAGTTTGCTGGATAGCGGCGAACTGCAAAAGATGGTGGCCGACGGTGACATCACCGGCCTGACCTCCAACCCCACCATCTTTGAGCAGGCCATCGCCAACTCGACCGACTACGACGCCACCCTGCGCGATCTCGCCCGCGACGGCAAGAACGCCGAGGGCATCTTCGACGCGCTTGCCATCGAAGACATCCGCGATGCCGCCGACGTGTTCAGGCCCGTCTACGAGCGCACCGGCGGCAAGGATGGCTACGTCAGCATCGAAGTCTCGCCCAAGTACGCCCACGATACGAAGAAGACGATCAGCGAGGCCAAGCGGTTGTGGAAAGCGGTGGGCCACCCCAACGTGATGATCAAGATTCCGGCGACGAAGGCCGGTCTGCCTGCCATCGAAGAGACCATTGCCGCAGGCATCAACGTCAACGTCACTCTCATCTTCTCGCTTGAGCGCCACGACGAAGTGATGACGGCTCATCTGAACGGACTCAAGCGCCGCCTGGCTGCTGGCAAGAAAGTAAGCGGCATCGCCTCAGTCGCCAGCTTCTTTGTCAGCCGGGTGGACACGTTGATTGACAAGATGCTTGACGACAAGATCAAAGCCGACCCGTCCACGGCGGCTTCACTGGAGTCACTCAAGGGCAAGGCCGCCATCGCCAACGCCAAGCTCGCTTACGATCTCTTCGCCAATCGCTATTATAAAGATGAGTTCGCCGATCTCAAGGCGGCAGGCGCGCAGGTGCAACGCCCGCTCTGGGCCAGCACCAGCACCAAGAACCCCAACTATCCTGACGTGATTTACATTGACAACTTGATCGGCCCGGACACAGTCAACACCATGCCACCGGCCACGATCAAGGCCTTCAAGGATCACGGCCTCGCCCGCGTCACGCTCACCGAAGGTTTGCCCGAAGCCAATGACCTGCTGGACAAGCTGGCCGAAGCTGGCGTGGATATGAACTGGGTGACGCAAAAACTGGAAGACGACGGGGTGGCCGCCTTCTTCAAGTCGTTCGAATCTCTGCTCAACGTCATCGAGACTCGTCGCCAGGCCGAACTGGCAGGCGCGCGCACGCACGTCTCACTTGGCGCAGAGCTTGCCGCCGACGTGCAAACTCACCTCGCCGTCCTCGACGCCCAAAAAGTTCCGGCCCGGCTGTGGCAAAAAGACTCGACGCTGTGGAAGAAAGACGACCCGGCGCATCAAGCCGAAATCAAAATTCGCATGGGCTGGCTCACACTGGCCGACGACATGCGCCAGCACGTTCCCGACCTCATGACCTTTGCCAAAGAAGCGAAGAAGGCCGGGTTCACTCACGCGCTTCTGTGCGGCATGGGCGGCTCCTCGCTCTGCCCCGAAGTTCTGCGCGAGACGTTCGGCGTGGCGCGTGGCGGCCTTGACCTGGGCGTGCTCGACTCGACTCACCCCGACGCGGTGCGCGCCGCCCTGGCGCGAAGCAGTCCTGCTAAAACGTTGTATCTCGTCTCCAGCAAAAGCGGCGGCACCACCGAAGTGACCTCGTTCTTCAAATTCTTCTGGGAGCAGGTGAAAGCGGTCAAAGGAGATCGAGCCGGTGAAAACTTCATCGCCATCACCGACCCGGACACATCGCTCGGCAAGCTGGCCCAGGAGCATAACTTCCGCCGCGTCTTCATCAACCCGCCCGACATCGGCGGACGCTACTCGGCCCTCTCGCTCTTCGGCCTCGTGCCTGCCGCCCTGCTCGGCATGGACGTAGGCAAACTTCTCGCTCGCGCCAAAGAAATGGCCCTGGCCTCGTCGGATATCATTCCGTCAGCCCGCAACGCCGGCCTGTGGCTCGGCGCGGTCATGGGCACGCTCGCCAAAGCCGGCCACGACAAGATCACCTTCATCGTCTCCGATCCCATTTCCACCTTCGGCTACTGGACGGAGCAGTTGATCGCCGAGTCGACCGGCAAAGAGGGCCGGGGTATCGTGCCGGTTGAGGGTGAACCCGTCGGCGACCCCAAAGCTTACGGCAACGATCGGCTGTTCATCTATTTGCGGCTCAACTCCAAATATGATCGCGCCGTCGCCAAACTTGAAGAGGCGGGTCACCCGGTGATCCGGTTTGACCTGCGCGACATCTACGACCTGGGCGGCGAATTTTTGCGGTGGGAGATCGCCACTGCCGTGTCGAGCCTGTCTCTGGATAGCGACCCGTTTGATCAGCCCAACGTGCAAGAGTCGAAGGACAACACCAAACGGCTCCTCGATGACGCCGCCAGCGGCGTCGCATGGCCGCCTGCTGATCCGACCATCCCTGCTGGCCGCCGCGACTTTGCCACTCAACTCAAACTGCATCTCAAGCAGACGAAGCCCGGCGACTATGTGGCCCTGACGGCCTACGTTGCCCGAACCGCCAAGACTGAAAAAACGTTGCGCGCCATTCGGGCCGCCATCCGCGACAAATACAAGGTGGCGACGACCGTTGGTTACGGCCCGCGCTTTTTGCACTCCACCGGCCAACTGCACAAGGGCGGCGCGGACAACTTCCTCGGCATCCAGTTCACTGCCAACGTTGCGAAAGATGAAGCTGTCCCCGGCGAAGCCTTCTCGTTTGGCACACTCATCGCGGCCCAGGCGCTGGGCGACTTCCAATCGCTCCGCTCACGCAACCGCCGCGCTCTGCGCGTTCAACTCAGCGTTAAGCCCGAAGCTGACCTGGCCGCCGTAGCCGCCCTGCTCGCGCCGAAGAAGGCAAAGAAAAATCTCACCGCAAAGACGCGAAGGGCACGAAGAAAATAA
- a CDS encoding class I SAM-dependent methyltransferase, whose product MPLKLYQELAAWWPLWSPPEDYLEEATFFAQVLKEAAPQARTLVEFGSGGGSNAFHLKAHYTLTLVDISPEMLAVSRAINPDCEHLAGDMRSARLGRQFDLVFIHDAIDYMTTEADLRQAFATAFLHCKPGGAALFVPDHVRETFKATTDHDARDGEDGRALRVLEWQYDPDPTDSTCLTHFAFLLRENGEVHFEHETHLHGLFPRADWLQWLTEAGFQAESVIDQFGRDVFVARKPK is encoded by the coding sequence ATGCCACTCAAGCTTTATCAGGAACTGGCCGCCTGGTGGCCCCTGTGGTCGCCGCCTGAAGATTATCTGGAAGAAGCGACGTTCTTCGCGCAGGTGTTGAAAGAGGCCGCGCCCCAGGCGCGCACCCTGGTCGAGTTTGGCAGTGGCGGTGGAAGTAACGCTTTTCACCTCAAGGCACACTATACGTTGACGCTGGTGGACATTTCGCCGGAGATGCTGGCCGTCAGTCGAGCCATTAACCCCGATTGCGAACATCTGGCAGGCGACATGCGCTCGGCGCGGCTGGGGCGGCAGTTCGATCTGGTCTTTATCCACGATGCGATTGATTACATGACGACGGAAGCCGATCTGCGTCAGGCCTTCGCGACGGCCTTCCTCCATTGCAAGCCGGGCGGCGCGGCCTTGTTCGTTCCCGACCACGTGCGCGAAACCTTCAAGGCGACCACCGACCACGACGCACGCGATGGCGAGGATGGGCGCGCCCTGCGTGTCCTGGAATGGCAGTACGACCCTGACCCGACAGACAGCACCTGCTTAACCCATTTTGCCTTTCTGTTGCGGGAAAATGGCGAAGTCCACTTTGAGCATGAGACGCACCTGCACGGCCTCTTCCCCCGCGCTGATTGGCTCCAGTGGTTGACCGAGGCCGGATTTCAAGCCGAGAGCGTGATCGATCAGTTTGGCCGGGATGTGTTTGTGGCGAGGAAGCCAAAGTAG
- the rpiB gene encoding ribose 5-phosphate isomerase B, whose translation MRIAIACDHGGFPLKESALKVVMQADHEILDLGTFTADPVDYPDYARAVGETIQQGKADRAILICGSGVGACVAANKMRGIRAGLCHDTYSAHQAVEHDDINVLCLGARIVGVEVAAELIHAFLGAQFTNEERHVRRLGKVKAMEEKG comes from the coding sequence ATGAGAATAGCAATTGCCTGCGACCACGGCGGCTTCCCGCTCAAAGAGAGCGCCCTCAAAGTTGTGATGCAAGCCGACCACGAGATTCTCGACCTCGGCACTTTCACCGCCGACCCGGTGGACTACCCCGACTACGCCCGCGCCGTCGGCGAAACCATTCAGCAAGGCAAGGCTGACCGGGCGATTTTGATTTGCGGCAGTGGGGTCGGGGCGTGCGTGGCCGCCAACAAAATGCGCGGCATCCGCGCCGGACTGTGCCACGACACCTACTCGGCCCACCAAGCCGTCGAGCACGACGACATCAACGTGCTCTGCCTCGGGGCGCGCATCGTCGGCGTCGAAGTCGCCGCCGAACTCATCCACGCTTTCCTCGGCGCGCAGTTCACCAACGAGGAACGACACGTGCGGCGGCTGGGGAAGGTGAAGGCGATGGAAGAAAAAGGATAG
- the tkt gene encoding transketolase, giving the protein MTQTDLDTLSINTIRFLSVDGVQKANSGHPGLPMGTAAMAYALWSRFLKHNPADPRWPNRDRFILSGGHGSMLLYSLLHLAGYDLSLEDLMNFRQWESKTPGHPESHLTPGVEATTGPLGQGLSNAVGFAIAEAHLAARYNKPGHTIIDHTTYVIASDGDLMEGVTSEACSLAGHLALGKLIVLYDDNKISLAGSTSITFTEDVGGRFEAYGWQVQHVSDGNDVEAVSAAIAAARADSTRPSLICVRTIIGYGSPHKQDTFEAHGSPLGPDEVINAKKNLGWPTEPVFLIPDEVRENFRQDLKQGKTWQAEWEAAFAKYAEAYPDLAAELKRRLNGELPASWDSTLPTFNADTKGLATRKASEAALQALAKTLPELMGGSADLNPSTFTWLKGYGDFQSPLRSPDGAQGLVGGGWGYDGRNIAFGVREHGMGAIVNGMALHGGFIPYTATFLTFSDYMRPAIRLAALAKLHAIFVFTHDSIGLGEDGPTHQPVEQVAALRAIPGLTVIRPGDANESVEAWRVAIVRAYNRTPQHGPTLLIFTRQNVPTLDRRIYAPATELSRGAYVLADIGEGEPEIILMAAGSEVGLMVEAGIGLAADGVNVRLVSMPSMELFEGQSQDYRDAVLPPNITARLAIEAGIAMPWHKWLGSKGDCVCMTGYGASAPANVLFEKFGFTPRNVIEKAKAVLAANRPPAPVKAKAKARPKAKAKAETTAKLKPGQRKK; this is encoded by the coding sequence GTGACCCAAACCGACCTCGACACCCTCAGCATCAACACCATCCGCTTCCTCTCGGTGGACGGCGTGCAAAAGGCCAACTCCGGCCACCCCGGCCTGCCGATGGGCACGGCGGCCATGGCCTACGCTCTCTGGTCGCGCTTCCTCAAACACAACCCGGCCGACCCGCGCTGGCCCAACCGCGACCGCTTCATTCTCTCCGGCGGCCACGGCTCCATGTTGCTCTACTCGCTCCTGCACCTGGCCGGTTACGACCTGTCGCTGGAAGACCTGATGAACTTCCGCCAGTGGGAGAGCAAGACTCCGGGCCACCCGGAGAGCCACCTCACCCCCGGCGTCGAGGCCACCACCGGCCCGCTCGGCCAGGGCCTCAGCAACGCCGTCGGCTTCGCCATCGCCGAAGCCCACCTGGCGGCCCGATACAACAAACCCGGCCACACCATCATTGACCACACCACTTACGTCATCGCCAGCGACGGTGACCTGATGGAAGGCGTGACTTCCGAAGCCTGCTCGCTGGCCGGGCATCTCGCCCTCGGCAAGCTGATCGTGCTTTACGACGACAACAAAATCTCACTGGCCGGATCAACGTCCATCACCTTCACCGAAGACGTCGGCGGACGATTCGAAGCCTACGGCTGGCAGGTTCAACACGTGAGCGACGGCAACGACGTGGAAGCCGTCTCGGCGGCCATCGCCGCCGCCCGCGCCGACTCGACTCGCCCATCCCTCATCTGCGTCCGCACCATCATCGGCTACGGCTCGCCGCACAAGCAAGACACCTTCGAGGCCCACGGCTCGCCGCTCGGCCCGGACGAAGTCATCAACGCCAAAAAGAATCTGGGCTGGCCGACTGAACCCGTCTTCTTGATCCCGGATGAAGTGCGGGAGAATTTCCGACAAGACCTCAAGCAAGGCAAGACGTGGCAGGCGGAATGGGAAGCCGCCTTTGCCAAATACGCCGAGGCCTACCCCGACCTCGCCGCCGAACTCAAGCGGCGTTTGAATGGCGAACTACCTGCCAGTTGGGATTCGACTCTGCCGACATTCAACGCTGACACCAAAGGTCTCGCCACCCGCAAAGCCTCCGAGGCCGCCCTGCAAGCCCTGGCCAAGACTCTGCCCGAACTCATGGGTGGCTCTGCCGACCTCAACCCTTCAACCTTCACCTGGCTCAAAGGCTATGGTGACTTTCAATCGCCGCTTCGCTCGCCCGATGGCGCTCAGGGTTTAGTCGGCGGCGGCTGGGGCTACGACGGGCGCAACATCGCCTTCGGAGTGCGTGAGCATGGTATGGGCGCAATCGTCAACGGCATGGCCCTGCACGGCGGCTTCATCCCGTACACCGCCACCTTCCTCACCTTCTCCGATTACATGCGGCCTGCGATTCGGCTGGCCGCGCTCGCCAAACTCCACGCCATCTTCGTCTTCACTCACGACAGCATTGGCCTCGGCGAAGACGGCCCAACGCATCAGCCCGTCGAGCAAGTGGCCGCCTTGCGCGCCATCCCCGGCCTCACCGTCATCCGGCCGGGCGACGCTAACGAGTCGGTTGAGGCGTGGCGAGTCGCCATTGTAAGGGCGTACAATCGTACGCCCCAACACGGCCCGACTCTCCTCATCTTCACCCGCCAGAACGTGCCCACGCTTGACCGTCGCATCTACGCGCCCGCAACCGAACTGAGCAGGGGCGCTTACGTGCTGGCCGACATCGGCGAAGGCGAGCCGGAAATTATTCTGATGGCGGCTGGTAGTGAAGTGGGCTTGATGGTCGAGGCCGGAATCGGGTTGGCCGCCGACGGCGTCAACGTCAGGCTCGTTTCCATGCCCAGCATGGAACTGTTCGAGGGGCAATCTCAAGACTATCGTGACGCGGTTCTGCCGCCAAACATCACCGCCCGGTTGGCGATTGAGGCCGGCATCGCCATGCCCTGGCACAAGTGGCTCGGCTCGAAGGGCGACTGCGTGTGCATGACGGGCTATGGTGCTTCGGCTCCAGCGAATGTGCTGTTTGAAAAGTTTGGCTTCACGCCGCGCAACGTGATTGAAAAAGCTAAGGCTGTGTTAGCCGCCAATCGCCCGCCTGCCCCGGTCAAAGCAAAAGCAAAGGCCAGGCCTAAAGCGAAAGCAAAGGCGGAGACCACAGCCAAGTTGAAGCCTGGGCAGAGGAAGAAGTAG
- a CDS encoding class I fructose-bisphosphate aldolase, whose protein sequence is MATDRVKEILSWYRSDNPGTLTNLARLLNHGKLGGTGKLVILPVDQGFEHGPARSFAPNPGGYDPRYHVELAIEAGCNAYAAPLGFIEAVAADYAGDIPLILKVNNHDVLYDEKDPMGAITSSVDDALRLGCVAVGYTIYPGTADRRFLYEQLQALTLEAKEAGLAVVVWSYPRGSDLSKAGETGVDVTAYAAQIAAQLGAHIIKVKLSTEHVEQAEAKKVYEKYNIPVSTLADRVKHVVQSSFNGRRIVIFSGGAKSDTETVLNEARAIRDGGGFGSIIGRNSFQRPRPEALDLLGSMMKIYKGEMK, encoded by the coding sequence ATGGCAACCGATCGCGTCAAAGAAATTCTCTCGTGGTACCGGAGCGACAACCCCGGCACTCTCACCAACCTGGCCCGCCTGCTCAATCACGGCAAGCTGGGCGGCACGGGCAAGCTCGTCATCCTGCCGGTGGATCAGGGTTTTGAGCACGGCCCGGCTCGGAGCTTCGCGCCCAACCCCGGCGGTTACGATCCGCGCTACCACGTCGAACTGGCGATTGAAGCTGGCTGCAACGCCTACGCCGCCCCGCTCGGCTTCATCGAAGCAGTGGCCGCCGACTATGCCGGTGACATCCCCCTCATCCTCAAAGTCAACAACCACGACGTGTTGTACGACGAGAAAGACCCGATGGGCGCGATCACCTCCAGCGTAGACGACGCCCTGCGGCTTGGCTGTGTGGCCGTCGGTTACACCATTTACCCTGGCACTGCCGACCGCCGTTTCCTTTACGAGCAACTCCAAGCGTTGACGCTGGAGGCCAAAGAGGCCGGGCTGGCCGTCGTCGTCTGGTCGTATCCACGCGGAAGCGACTTGAGCAAAGCCGGCGAGACCGGCGTTGACGTGACCGCCTATGCGGCCCAGATCGCGGCCCAGTTGGGCGCGCACATCATCAAAGTCAAACTCTCTACCGAGCACGTGGAGCAAGCCGAAGCCAAGAAGGTCTACGAGAAGTACAACATCCCCGTCAGCACTTTGGCCGACCGGGTGAAGCATGTGGTGCAGTCGTCGTTCAATGGCCGCCGCATCGTCATCTTCTCCGGCGGCGCGAAAAGCGACACCGAGACCGTGCTCAACGAGGCCCGCGCCATCCGCGACGGCGGCGGTTTCGGCTCGATCATTGGCCGCAACTCCTTCCAGCGCCCCCGGCCCGAAGCGCTCGACCTGCTAGGTTCGATGATGAAGATTTACAAGGGCGAGATGAAGTAA
- a CDS encoding cyclase family protein gives MKIHDISVTLEPGIPIWPGNPDFELVRVNDMAAGASSNVSRLSLGCHTGTHVDAPVHFIPGASGVDTLPLELLTGPATVFALNLPEGNITADSLERARIPFGTPRVLLKTRNSDLWKLGPHEFRADFAGITDDGAQWIVANKIGLIGVDYLSVGPKGAGRATHEILLNAGVVIVEGLNLSAIEPGDYEFYCLPLKLKDSDGAPARAILIEK, from the coding sequence ATGAAAATCCACGACATCAGCGTCACCCTCGAACCCGGCATTCCCATCTGGCCGGGCAACCCGGACTTTGAACTGGTGCGTGTGAACGATATGGCGGCTGGGGCCTCGTCCAACGTCTCGCGCCTCTCGCTCGGCTGTCACACCGGCACGCACGTGGACGCTCCCGTCCACTTCATCCCCGGCGCGTCTGGCGTGGATACACTGCCGCTCGAACTGCTCACCGGCCCGGCCACAGTCTTTGCCCTCAACTTGCCGGAAGGCAACATCACCGCTGACAGCCTCGAACGCGCCCGAATCCCGTTCGGCACGCCGCGCGTCCTGCTCAAGACCCGCAACTCTGATCTCTGGAAACTTGGCCCGCACGAATTTCGAGCCGACTTTGCCGGAATTACTGACGATGGCGCACAATGGATTGTGGCGAATAAGATCGGCTTGATCGGCGTGGACTATCTTTCGGTGGGGCCGAAGGGCGCGGGGCGGGCCACACATGAAATTCTGCTCAACGCCGGCGTCGTCATCGTCGAAGGCTTGAATCTGTCGGCAATCGAGCCGGGCGACTACGAATTTTATTGCCTGCCGCTGAAGTTGAAGGACAGCGACGGCGCTCCGGCTAGGGCGATACTCATCGAAAAATAA
- the gyrA gene encoding DNA gyrase subunit A → MDAGLIRKVDIEHEMQSAYLSYAMSVIVSRALPDARDGLKPVQRRILYAMHDMGIRPDTPYKKSARIVGEVLGKYHPHGDAAVYDTMARLAQDFSMRYLLVDGQGNFGSIDGDAPAAMRYTEARLHSAAAEMLDTIDKDTVDFVSNFDDTLTEPEVLPASLPNLLINGATGIAVGMATSIPPHNLGEVIEALLYMLQQWTKLDDVSVEDLMKFIQGPDFPTGGVILKSTDEEEGLAAAYGTGRGKIVVQAKVHVEEMERGRSRLIVAELPYQTNKSSLIERIAELARDGRLEGLADLRDESDRQGMRIVIELSKTADPDKLIAALFKHTPMQGTFSINLLALVGGEPRTLTLKQALRVFLDHRLEVVKRRTEFDLARAKERAHILEGLLIALKHLDDVIRIIRNSKDTEEARARLMKRFKLSELQTNAILDMPLKRLAQLERQKIEDEYKEKKALIKHLEKLLASPKLMREVISEELKELKRKYSDRRRTQIVDASKRASMKAADLVPDETAWVTLTRSGLLSRAYGGKQPKPAKDDAPRALVQANTRDLLYLITQKGRTSAISVYSIPESDDPANGTPFSALGPLDSAARVVTAVAVPAEARTTTNGEETEAATTGTFLIAATAKGMIKKIAAQDLPAPSSKVGEVMSVSEDDQIVSAGLSNGNDEVLLISALGQSIRFSETEVRAMGAGAAGVQAIKLAKPGDVIVAMSVVDPKAEAFIITDVGMGKRVPLKDFPTQGRYGVGTMAMAVMGKAKIVGAAIGSPNDKLVMMTKGGARVGKFDEAPRRGRPARGGTVIKLKPGDAVEAILPFLPRLEVALPEPPKKKSRGKKSESGKQMALIKAETPKAKAKRRD, encoded by the coding sequence ATGGACGCAGGCCTCATCCGCAAAGTTGATATTGAACACGAAATGCAAAGCGCGTACCTCTCGTACGCCATGTCGGTCATTGTCTCGCGCGCCCTGCCCGACGCCCGCGACGGCCTCAAGCCCGTTCAGCGGCGCATTCTCTACGCCATGCACGACATGGGCATCCGCCCCGACACGCCCTACAAAAAATCGGCTCGCATCGTCGGCGAAGTGCTGGGCAAGTATCACCCGCACGGCGACGCGGCGGTGTACGACACCATGGCCCGCCTGGCGCAGGATTTTTCGATGCGCTATCTGCTGGTGGACGGTCAGGGCAATTTTGGCTCGATAGACGGCGACGCGCCCGCCGCCATGCGTTACACCGAGGCCCGCCTGCATAGCGCCGCCGCCGAGATGTTGGATACGATTGACAAGGACACGGTTGACTTCGTTTCCAATTTCGACGACACCCTCACCGAGCCGGAAGTTCTGCCCGCCTCCCTGCCCAACCTGTTGATCAACGGGGCCACCGGCATCGCCGTGGGCATGGCCACGTCCATTCCGCCGCACAATCTGGGCGAAGTGATTGAGGCTCTGCTCTACATGCTTCAGCAGTGGACGAAGCTCGACGATGTCTCGGTGGAAGACCTGATGAAGTTCATTCAGGGGCCGGACTTCCCGACCGGCGGCGTGATTCTCAAATCAACCGACGAAGAGGAAGGGCTGGCCGCCGCTTATGGAACGGGCCGGGGCAAGATCGTGGTGCAGGCCAAAGTCCACGTCGAAGAGATGGAGCGCGGGCGAAGCCGCCTCATCGTCGCCGAACTGCCGTATCAAACCAACAAGTCGTCGCTTATCGAGCGCATCGCCGAACTGGCCCGCGACGGGCGACTGGAAGGCCTGGCCGACCTGCGCGACGAATCCGACCGGCAGGGCATGAGAATCGTCATCGAACTGAGCAAGACCGCCGACCCCGATAAACTCATCGCCGCCTTGTTCAAGCACACGCCCATGCAGGGCACGTTCAGCATCAACCTGCTGGCCCTGGTGGGCGGCGAGCCGCGCACGCTCACCCTTAAGCAGGCTCTGCGCGTCTTTCTCGATCACCGGCTGGAAGTCGTGAAGCGGCGCACTGAGTTCGACCTGGCTCGAGCCAAAGAACGCGCCCACATCCTCGAAGGTCTGCTCATCGCCCTCAAACATCTGGACGATGTCATCCGCATCATTCGCAACTCCAAAGACACCGAAGAAGCGCGAGCGCGATTAATGAAGCGCTTCAAGTTGAGCGAACTGCAAACGAATGCCATTCTCGACATGCCGCTCAAGCGCCTGGCCCAACTCGAACGGCAAAAGATCGAAGACGAATACAAAGAGAAGAAGGCGTTGATCAAGCATCTTGAGAAATTGCTGGCTTCGCCCAAGTTGATGCGCGAAGTGATTTCCGAAGAGTTGAAGGAATTGAAACGGAAATACAGTGACCGGCGGCGCACTCAGATTGTGGATGCCAGCAAACGGGCCTCGATGAAAGCAGCAGACCTCGTGCCGGACGAAACGGCCTGGGTGACGCTCACCCGCTCCGGTCTGCTCTCACGGGCTTATGGCGGCAAACAACCCAAGCCCGCCAAAGACGACGCCCCGCGCGCTCTCGTTCAAGCCAACACTCGCGACCTGCTGTATCTCATCACCCAAAAAGGCCGAACCTCGGCCATCTCGGTTTATTCGATCCCTGAAAGCGATGACCCGGCCAACGGCACGCCGTTCTCGGCCCTCGGCCCGCTGGACTCGGCGGCGCGGGTGGTGACGGCGGTGGCCGTTCCAGCCGAGGCCCGAACAACCACAAACGGTGAGGAAACAGAGGCGGCCACCACCGGGACGTTTTTGATTGCCGCCACGGCGAAGGGCATGATCAAGAAAATCGCCGCCCAGGACCTCCCGGCCCCATCGTCCAAAGTGGGCGAGGTGATGAGCGTGAGCGAAGACGATCAGATTGTCTCGGCAGGCCTATCGAACGGCAACGATGAAGTGCTATTGATCTCGGCCCTCGGCCAGAGCATCCGCTTCAGCGAGACCGAAGTGCGGGCGATGGGCGCGGGCGCGGCGGGCGTGCAGGCTATCAAGCTGGCCAAGCCGGGTGATGTGATTGTAGCGATGAGCGTCGTTGACCCGAAAGCCGAAGCCTTCATCATCACCGACGTTGGCATGGGCAAGCGCGTGCCGCTGAAAGATTTTCCGACTCAGGGGCGCTACGGCGTGGGCACGATGGCGATGGCGGTGATGGGCAAAGCAAAGATTGTGGGCGCGGCGATTGGCTCGCCAAACGACAAGCTGGTGATGATGACGAAAGGCGGGGCGCGCGTCGGCAAGTTCGACGAAGCGCCGCGCCGGGGGAGGCCGGCTCGCGGGGGAACCGTGATCAAGCTCAAACCCGGCGACGCCGTGGAAGCCATTCTGCCGTTCCTGCCGCGCCTGGAGGTGGCCCTTCCTGAACCGCCGAAGAAGAAGTCGCGCGGCAAAAAATCAGAGTCCGGGAAGCAGATGGCGCTAATAAAGGCTGAGACGCCAAAAGCCAAAGCGAAGAGAAGAGATTGA